Proteins encoded in a region of the Synechococcus sp. UW179A genome:
- a CDS encoding ParB-like protein, producing the protein MHLPRYDRIPDHDDDHSLIEVSVKDLQPTQMCVGLAEVRSRQKDFSQESSKERLEYLRGKPVPLVRNLLGELWMVDRHHRLRALLEMDPNVTTYGYVIAELDSDNRHAALLALQDRGWLYLHDGRGNGPWEPSKLPQSLLGLEDDPYRSLVWKLKKEGLIKPQRLIPYHEFRWGAWLRTRPLPPFSSSQLEPALPASRRLAQSRAAAHLAGWTGKS; encoded by the coding sequence GTGCATCTGCCTCGCTACGACCGGATTCCTGATCATGACGATGACCACAGTCTGATCGAAGTCAGTGTGAAAGATCTCCAGCCCACACAGATGTGCGTCGGGCTTGCGGAAGTGCGGAGTCGTCAGAAAGACTTCAGTCAGGAAAGCAGCAAAGAACGGCTCGAGTATCTGCGCGGCAAGCCGGTGCCCTTGGTACGCAACCTCCTCGGAGAGCTCTGGATGGTGGATCGACACCACCGTCTGAGAGCACTGCTGGAGATGGACCCCAATGTCACCACCTATGGCTACGTGATTGCTGAGCTTGACAGCGACAACCGCCATGCAGCCCTGCTGGCCCTGCAGGATCGGGGCTGGCTCTATCTCCATGACGGACGCGGCAATGGGCCCTGGGAACCCTCCAAGCTGCCCCAGTCATTGCTGGGCCTCGAGGACGATCCCTATCGAAGCCTCGTTTGGAAACTCAAGAAGGAGGGTCTGATCAAGCCACAGCGGCTGATCCCTTATCACGAGTTTCGCTGGGGGGCATGGCTACGAACCCGCCCTCTGCCTCCGTTCAGTTCCTCGCAACTGGAGCCGGCTCTGCCGGCATCCCGAAGGCTGGCTCAGTCGCGAGCTGCCGCTCATCTGGCCGGCTGGACCGGGAAGAGCTGA
- the gorA gene encoding glutathione-disulfide reductase codes for MDQSFDLVVLGAGSGGLAAAKRAARHGARVAIVEGDRVGGTCVIRGCVPKKLLVYGSQMAEQMKEASSYGVHPSEVRIDSAQLLANVRAEVDRLNAMHIDFLAKAEVTLIKGWARFEDDHHILVSADPGGAPEQRLHAERVLIGVGGRPQRPDIPGVELGWVSDDMFLLERFPERMVVVGAGFIACEFAGILSGLGVEVTQLVRREHLLRGFDAELAAVVQEGMAEKGVNVQFSTGPEAIEGKPGDLVVQTNRGDRIACGGVLLATGRRPFLQGLNLDAAGVTIQGNRIPVDADQRTNVPHVFAVGDVTDRICLTPVAIDEGRAFADSVYGDRPRQVDHQLVASAVFSQPELATVGLSEEDAIAQYGPDGVVMYRARFRSMAQALPKRGPRCLLKLVLEVETERVLGCHMVGEHAAEIIQMAAIAVGMRATKSDFDRTMALHPTVSEEFVTMG; via the coding sequence GTGGACCAGTCGTTTGATCTTGTGGTGCTCGGAGCCGGTTCAGGTGGCCTGGCGGCCGCCAAGCGGGCGGCACGTCATGGTGCTCGCGTGGCCATCGTGGAAGGGGATCGGGTTGGCGGCACCTGCGTGATTAGGGGGTGCGTCCCCAAGAAACTGCTGGTCTACGGATCCCAGATGGCTGAGCAGATGAAGGAGGCCTCCAGTTACGGCGTCCATCCGTCTGAGGTCCGGATTGATTCAGCCCAGTTGCTGGCGAATGTGCGAGCTGAGGTGGATCGCCTCAATGCCATGCATATTGACTTTTTGGCGAAGGCCGAAGTCACTCTGATCAAAGGTTGGGCACGGTTTGAGGATGACCATCACATCCTTGTCTCCGCTGATCCCGGTGGTGCTCCAGAGCAACGCCTGCATGCAGAGAGGGTTCTGATCGGTGTCGGCGGCCGCCCTCAGCGGCCTGATATTCCAGGAGTTGAGTTGGGCTGGGTCAGCGACGACATGTTTCTGCTCGAGCGTTTCCCGGAGCGCATGGTTGTGGTGGGTGCCGGCTTCATCGCCTGCGAATTCGCCGGCATTCTCAGTGGCCTTGGTGTCGAAGTGACACAGCTGGTGCGTCGCGAGCATCTATTGCGCGGTTTTGATGCCGAACTTGCAGCTGTTGTGCAGGAGGGTATGGCTGAGAAAGGTGTGAATGTGCAATTCTCCACAGGCCCTGAAGCGATTGAGGGAAAGCCGGGAGACCTGGTTGTGCAAACCAATCGCGGCGATCGAATCGCCTGCGGAGGGGTGCTGCTGGCTACTGGAAGACGACCCTTTCTGCAGGGTCTCAACCTCGATGCTGCGGGAGTGACGATCCAGGGCAATCGCATTCCCGTTGATGCTGATCAGCGCACCAATGTGCCCCATGTGTTCGCTGTTGGTGATGTGACCGATCGCATCTGCCTCACTCCAGTGGCGATTGATGAAGGTCGCGCCTTCGCAGACAGCGTCTACGGAGACCGTCCGCGACAGGTGGACCATCAATTGGTGGCCAGTGCCGTATTTAGTCAGCCGGAGTTGGCGACGGTGGGATTGTCGGAGGAAGACGCCATCGCCCAATACGGCCCCGATGGGGTGGTGATGTATCGGGCCCGCTTCCGCTCCATGGCTCAGGCCTTACCCAAGCGTGGCCCGCGCTGCCTGCTCAAGCTGGTGCTCGAGGTTGAAACTGAGCGCGTGCTGGGCTGTCACATGGTCGGTGAACATGCTGCAGAGATCATTCAGATGGCGGCGATCGCCGTTGGGATGAGGGCGACCAAGTCAGATTTTGATCGCACGATGGCTCTGCATCCCACAGTCTCGGAAGAATTCGTGACTATGGGCTGA
- a CDS encoding GMC oxidoreductase, which translates to MIIDDRHYDIIIIGSGAGGGTLAGSLSREGRSVLLLERGEAVEAGWQKRPRVKDELWFGPDGDPFSPQTFYALGGNTKIWGAVLERMREKDFIDLPLQEGVSPAWPFDYNHLAPYYDQAETIYRVHGKAGVDPTEPTRSKGFERSPRPVLPFLEELRDGLLRQGCQPYDLPLSWSDNEESPVGDAELCGLANADTSNLEIRYKAKALRLHVSPSGREVKKVEADVDGEIWLFSSDLVVLAAGAINTPAILLRSGNERHPRGLSNKSDQVGRNLMNVQITSILQRSAAPNSGLYARSYGVNDYYWGDKNVSFPLGHIQAAGGVLQDALFAESPPVLSLVSKLIPNFGIKRLASRTVAWWAMSEVLPDQENKVWLNKDQIRINYLHNNREAHDRLVYRWIDTLKAVEADPGTNVVTSEPVHPRGEAPLSVVGFACGTCRMGDDPVASVVDATGKCHELDNVYIADSSVFPSCPSVGPGLTTIALALRMADTLHQRLQN; encoded by the coding sequence ATGATCATCGACGACCGCCATTACGACATCATCATCATCGGGAGTGGTGCAGGAGGAGGCACTCTGGCGGGTTCCCTCAGCCGCGAAGGACGCAGTGTGCTTTTACTCGAGCGAGGAGAAGCCGTGGAAGCGGGTTGGCAAAAGCGTCCGCGTGTCAAAGATGAACTTTGGTTTGGGCCTGATGGGGATCCCTTTTCACCCCAAACTTTTTACGCCCTCGGCGGAAATACCAAAATCTGGGGAGCCGTGCTCGAGCGCATGCGCGAAAAGGATTTCATCGATCTGCCGTTGCAAGAGGGAGTTTCGCCGGCATGGCCCTTCGATTACAACCATTTAGCGCCGTACTACGACCAGGCTGAGACGATTTATCGGGTTCATGGCAAAGCTGGCGTTGATCCCACAGAACCGACACGCAGCAAAGGATTTGAACGTTCACCGCGCCCGGTGTTGCCATTCCTGGAAGAACTGCGGGATGGGCTTCTGCGCCAGGGTTGTCAACCTTATGACCTACCTCTCAGCTGGTCAGACAATGAAGAAAGCCCAGTGGGTGATGCGGAGCTCTGCGGACTAGCGAATGCCGATACCAGCAATCTAGAGATCCGCTACAAGGCAAAAGCTCTAAGGCTGCATGTGAGTCCAAGCGGACGTGAGGTGAAGAAGGTGGAGGCGGATGTGGACGGAGAAATCTGGTTGTTTTCCTCCGATCTAGTCGTGCTGGCAGCAGGTGCGATCAACACACCTGCCATTCTGCTGCGATCCGGCAATGAACGTCACCCTCGCGGTCTAAGCAACAAGTCGGACCAGGTGGGCAGAAACCTAATGAACGTTCAAATCACATCAATCCTGCAACGTTCCGCAGCACCCAACAGCGGCCTCTACGCACGGTCTTACGGAGTGAACGACTACTACTGGGGAGACAAAAATGTGAGTTTTCCATTAGGGCATATTCAAGCTGCTGGAGGTGTTCTTCAGGACGCTCTATTTGCTGAATCACCACCTGTCCTCTCTCTTGTCAGCAAACTAATCCCCAATTTCGGCATCAAGCGCCTTGCTTCCCGCACAGTGGCATGGTGGGCCATGAGCGAGGTTCTTCCTGATCAGGAGAACAAGGTGTGGCTTAACAAGGACCAGATCCGCATCAATTATCTCCACAACAACCGTGAAGCTCATGATCGACTGGTTTACCGGTGGATCGACACTCTCAAGGCCGTTGAAGCCGACCCGGGCACCAACGTGGTGACGTCAGAACCAGTTCATCCTCGTGGAGAAGCACCTCTCAGCGTGGTGGGTTTTGCATGCGGCACCTGCCGCATGGGGGATGACCCTGTCGCATCGGTGGTGGATGCAACAGGAAAGTGCCATGAACTCGACAACGTCTATATCGCCGACAGCAGTGTGTTCCCGAGTTGCCCAAGCGTGGGGCCTGGTCTCACCACTATCGCCTTGGCACTACGAATGGCAGATACTCTTCATCAGAGACTTCAGAACTGA
- a CDS encoding heme-copper oxidase subunit III, giving the protein MTSTNADLPLNHVPGHIKHDGHNLTGFIIFLCSESIIFLAFFVGYSLLKITSPEWLPEGVEGLETRMPLINTVILVSSSFVAYFAERYLHKENLWGFRAMWLLTMAMGSYFVYGQYVEWSELAFSLSSGVFGGTFYLLTGFHGLHVITGILLMGLMLARSFRPNNYAKGDMGVTAVSLFWHFVDVIWIILYLLIYVWQRTS; this is encoded by the coding sequence ATGACAAGCACCAATGCTGATCTACCGCTGAATCATGTACCCGGACATATCAAGCACGACGGGCACAATCTCACTGGCTTCATCATTTTTCTCTGCTCGGAAAGCATTATCTTCCTGGCATTTTTTGTCGGGTATTCACTTCTGAAGATCACCAGTCCTGAATGGCTTCCTGAAGGTGTCGAAGGCCTCGAGACACGAATGCCCTTGATTAATACAGTCATTCTTGTGAGCTCCAGCTTTGTTGCCTATTTCGCAGAGCGCTATCTGCATAAGGAAAATCTCTGGGGCTTTCGGGCCATGTGGCTGCTCACAATGGCCATGGGCAGCTACTTCGTCTATGGGCAGTATGTGGAATGGTCGGAGCTGGCGTTTAGTTTAAGCAGTGGAGTTTTCGGAGGAACGTTTTATTTACTGACCGGCTTTCACGGCCTGCATGTGATCACTGGAATCCTGCTGATGGGCCTGATGCTGGCGCGTTCTTTCCGGCCCAACAACTACGCCAAGGGGGATATGGGCGTCACAGCAGTGAGCCTGTTCTGGCATTTCGTGGATGTGATTTGGATCATCCTTTATCTGCTGATTTATGTGTGGCAGCGAACCAGCTGA